In a genomic window of Lycium ferocissimum isolate CSIRO_LF1 chromosome 9, AGI_CSIRO_Lferr_CH_V1, whole genome shotgun sequence:
- the LOC132069486 gene encoding uncharacterized protein LOC132069486, with amino-acid sequence MSGSAACPYNSPYTTTMFALEQNKNQPQLQVYNTTKIENPKCFTSTFTTSHISSSTSCNFQMPLHYPRYKKSDYETMPVEKLDCLLKQYGLPVIGDVNHKRKFAMGAFLWPSQNT; translated from the coding sequence ATGAGTGGAAGTGCTGCTTGCCCTTATAACTCTCCATATACTACAACCATGTTTGCTTTGGAGCAAAACAAAAACCAACCTCAACTACAAGTGTACAACACAACCAAAATCGAAAATCCTAAATGTTTCACTAGTACTTTTACTACTAGTCATATTTCTAGTAGTACTAGTTGTAATTTTCAGATGCCTTTGCACTATCCGAGGTACAAGAAATCCGATTATGAGACGATGCCGGTGGAGAAACTCGATTGCCTTCTCAAACAGTATGGACTGCCCGTGATCGGGGATGTCAATCACAAGAGGAAGTTTGCTATGGGAGCTTTCCTTTGGCCTAGCCAAAACACTTGA
- the LOC132030622 gene encoding receptor-like kinase LIP1: MDQFRQIGEVVGSLKALMVLKHDIQINQKQCCLLFDMYVQAFDTISEGIKHNLRLNERNNKWQALAYPMRELHRIFKEGEMYIKSCMDVKDLWGKAISLHLNKDCVEFHVHNLLCCFPVVIEAIETAAEISGFDEEDMQKRRTALAKKYEGEVMCDPRFFQWMFGKQYLVTREICSELESCWKEDKWYLLEMIRQNLAIKEHRLAEILLKKLNGSEEFKQIMLLPSLILVGASDYHVKRRLGSRGGHVKEINWLGESFALRNFFGELNEPLLDELFLLFSLSHPNVLQYHCGFYDEERKEGYLVMELMNKSLAAYIKEHSSQRKKGPFSVQVAVDIMLQIARGMEYLHSKKIYHGELNPSNVLLKPRNSSAESSYFHAKVKGTGSTSINSNHNADESFIWYAPEVLTEKEKPESICAHKYTEKADVYSYGMICFQLLTGKAPFDEHLQGEKMARNIRTGERPLFPYPSPKYLANLTRKCWQTNPNLRPSFSSLCRILHYIKKILVINPEHGQPECPPPLVDYCEIEAGYSKKFSGEDSSGLAPVSQIPFQMFAYRLVENEKISGNSKDKHWDSSHYGFSGSMQSDDERMAAIDDLFFDPSDRRSVCSEIIERKDSRFWDQRSAISETPLRKDFSFDQMSVGSESPKEKFSAANEKTIYADIPESKIILTPGKTFSSIRKNQKLKFLENQENVTMSPKTDDKKPSSSVEAEKKMASPGNSDEKNSSGDQMLVSSATLEEKNSSDNQKLKDSESPEKKQSSTSNVKSIRGDSTQRKALSRRTKSKNPDKKVLSSPEATENSISSENPEITASKPSNSKVSVKRTPLHKKLQDKESSTTPEKLTDPSPRSSPARVKRVQSSTMSSPTRTPKPFTVPRSPAITSNGNLYQSPSASPLNPCARCANRDVYLPSGMSPHRPRKPHSISNSQCVHNS, encoded by the exons ATGGATCAATTCAGGCAGATTGGTGAGGTAGTTGGGAGCTTAAAGGCTCTAATGGTATTGAAACATGACATTCAAATAAACCAGAAGCAATGTTGTCTTCTATTTGACATGTATGTACAGGCCTTCGACACGATTTCCGAGGGGATCAAGCATAATTTAAGGTTAAATGAGAGAAATAACAAGTGGCAAGCACTTGCATATCCAATGAGAGAGCTTCATAGGATCTTTAAAGAAGGTGAAATGTACATAAAAAGTTGTATGGATGTGAAAGATTTGTGGGGTAAAGCCATAAGTTTACATCTCAATAAAGATTGTGTTGAGTTTCATGTTCATAATTTACTATGTTGTTTCCCTGTTGTGATTGAGGCTATTGAGACAGCTGCAGAAATCTCAGGATTCGACGAGGAAGATATGCAGAAACGGAGAACAGCACTAGCGAAAAAATACGAGGGAGAAGTAATGTGTGATCCAAGATTTTTTCAGTGGATGTTTGGGAAACAATATTTAGTCACTAGAGAGATATGTAGTGAATTGGAGAGTTGTTGGAAAGAAGATAAATGGTATCTTCTTGAAATGATAAGGCAAAATTTGGCGATAAAAGAGCATAGGCTAGCTGAGATATTGCTCAAGAAACTAAATGGATCAGAAGAATTCAAGCAAATAATGCTCTTGCCTAGTTTAATCTTGGTTGGAGCGAGCGATTATCATGTCAAGAGACGTTTAGGATCTCGTGGAGGACATGTTAAGGAGATAAATTGGTTAGGAGAAAGTTTCGCGTTAAGGAACTTCTTTGGTGAGCTAAATGAACCGTTACTTGATGAACTCTTTTTATTGTTTTCGCTGTCTCACCCGAACGTTTTACAATATCATTGTGGTTTTTACGatgaagaaaggaaagaagggtACCTTGTTATGGAGCTAATGAATAAAAGTTTAGCGGCTTACATAAAAGAACATTCGAGTCAGAGGAAGAAAGGACCGTTTTCTGTCCAAGTAGCGGTTGATATTATGCTTCAAATTGCTCGAGGGATGGAGTATTTGCACTCGAAAAAGATCTATCACGGAGAGTTGAATCCATCTAACGTGCTTCTTAAACCAAGAAATTCCTCCGCGGAGAGTAGTTATTTTCATGCGAAGGTTAAAGGAACTGGTTCAACATCTATTAACAGTAATCACAATGCTGATGAGTCTTTTATATGGTATGCACCAGAAGTTCTTACTGAAAAGGAAAAACCGGAAAGTATATGTGCCCACAAGTACACAGAGAAAGCTGATGTTTATAGTTATGGAATGATATGTTTTCAACTTTTAACGGGGAAAGCTCCGTTTGATGAACATCTCCAAGGGGAGAAAATGGCGCGAAATATTAGAACAGGGGAGAGGCCTCTTTTCCCATATCCTTCACCTAAATATCTTGCGAACTTGACAAGAAAATGCTGGCAAACGAATCCAAATCTTCGTCCAAGTTTCTCTTCTTTGTGTAGGATTTTGCATTATATCAAGAAAATACTTGTTATAAATCCGGAACATGGACAACCTGAATGTCCTCCTCCACTCGTAGATTATTGTGAAATCGAGGCTGGCTACTCGAAGAAATTTTCAGGAGAGGATAGTAGTGGTTTGGCCCCGGTATCACAAATTCCTTTCCAGATGTTTGCTTACAGACTTGTTGAGAATGAAAAAATTTCGGGGAACTCGAAAGACAAGCATTGGGATTCATCACATTATGGTTTTTCGGGATCAATGCAGAGCGATGATGAGCGTATGGCTGCAATAGATGATCTTTTCTTCGATCCTAGTGATCGAAGGTCTGTTTGTTCAGAGATAATAGAGAGGAAAGATTCAAGATTCTGGGATCAGAGGTCAGCTATATCTGAGACACCACTTAGAAAAGATTTTTCATTCGATCAAATGTCAGTTGGTTCTGAGAGTCCAAAAGAGAAATTTTCAGCAGCAAATGAAAAGACAATTTATGCTGATATTCcagaaagtaaaataatactGACACCAGGGAAGACCTTTTCATCAATAAGAAAGAaccaaaagttgaaatttttggaaaaccagGAGAACGTAACAATGTCTCCGAAAACAGATGACAAAAAACCTTCATCGAGTGTAGAAGCTGAGAAGAAAATGGCGTCTCCTGGGAATTCAGACGAAAAAAATTCATCAGGTGATCAGATGTTAGTAAGTTCTGCAACTTTAGAGGAGAAAAACTCATCTGATAAccaaaaacttaaagattctgAAAGTCCAGAAAAGAAGCAATCATCAACTTCCAATGTCAAGTCCATTCGTGGTGATTCTACGCAAAGGAAAGCTCTGTCAAGAAGAACAAAATCCAAGAATCCGGATAAGAAAGTTCTATCGAGCCCCGAAGCCACTGAAAACTCGATATCATCTGAGAATCCTGAGATAACTGCATCAAAACCAAGCAATTCAAAGGTATCGGTAAAGAGAACTCCATTACACAAAAAACTACAGGACAAAGAGAGTAGTACAACACCAG AGAAACTGACAGACCCATCGCCAAGATCTTCACCAGCTAGAGTTAAGAGAGTACAGTCATCAACAATGTCATCTCCAACACGAACACCAAAACCTTTTACAGTTCCAAGATCACCTGCAATCACCTCAAATGGAAATCTATATCAGTCCCCGAGTGCATCGCCATTAAATCCATGTGCTCGCTGTGCTAACCGAGATGTCTACTTGCCCTCGGGTATGAGCCCACATAGACCAAGGAAACCGCATAGCATTAGCAATAGCCAATGTGTGCACAACAGTTAA